From a single Bacteroidia bacterium genomic region:
- a CDS encoding ATP-dependent 6-phosphofructokinase, with protein sequence MKKKLLVATGGGDCPGLNAVIRAIVKRSLLENDWEVYGSIEAYTGLMREPMELVRLDEHAVAGIHVRGGTIIGTTNKAGPFEWPVQQADGSWITEDRSDWMIARLKEMGFHAVISIGGDGSQKISQKLFEQGLNIVGVPKTIDNDLSSTDYTFGFQTAVQVATESFDKLVTTAESHNRVMVMEVMGRDAGWIALHTAIAGGAEICLIPEIPYDIDRVVERIKSRYHARRGFVNIVIAEGAYPKGGSVVASDSGEIGYKHVRLGGCGYRLVEELQRAGLTADCRVTVLGHVQRGGTPVAFDRVLATQFGVKAFEMVLEGKFGRMAAYRNNSIIDVSLTEAINTYNFVNPDSFMVSTAKGTGISFGE encoded by the coding sequence ATGAAGAAAAAACTCCTCGTAGCAACAGGTGGTGGTGATTGCCCTGGGCTCAATGCCGTCATTCGTGCTATTGTGAAAAGATCCTTGCTTGAAAATGATTGGGAAGTCTATGGCAGCATAGAGGCCTATACCGGACTTATGCGCGAACCCATGGAACTTGTTCGTCTGGATGAACATGCAGTCGCTGGCATCCACGTTCGCGGCGGCACAATTATCGGCACGACCAATAAGGCCGGGCCCTTCGAATGGCCGGTACAACAAGCCGATGGCTCCTGGATTACGGAGGACCGCTCTGACTGGATGATTGCCAGGTTGAAAGAAATGGGCTTTCATGCAGTAATCAGTATCGGCGGTGATGGCTCTCAAAAGATTTCCCAAAAGCTCTTTGAACAGGGCCTCAATATCGTAGGCGTACCCAAAACCATTGACAACGACCTGTCTTCTACCGATTATACCTTTGGTTTTCAAACGGCTGTGCAGGTTGCGACCGAGAGTTTTGATAAACTGGTTACAACGGCAGAAAGTCACAACCGGGTGATGGTCATGGAGGTAATGGGCCGCGATGCCGGATGGATTGCCCTCCATACTGCAATTGCAGGGGGTGCCGAAATCTGTCTGATACCTGAAATTCCATATGATATTGATAGAGTAGTGGAAAGAATCAAGTCGCGCTACCATGCAAGAAGAGGATTTGTAAATATCGTCATTGCCGAAGGTGCTTACCCCAAAGGCGGTAGTGTAGTTGCTTCTGATTCTGGTGAAATCGGCTATAAACACGTACGTTTGGGGGGGTGTGGATATCGCCTTGTCGAAGAACTTCAGCGAGCCGGCCTGACCGCGGATTGCAGAGTTACCGTTTTGGGACATGTGCAGCGTGGCGGCACGCCTGTCGCTTTTGACCGGGTACTGGCCACCCAGTTTGGGGTAAAAGCGTTCGAAATGGTATTGGAAGGTAAGTTTGGTCGAATGGCTGCCTACCGCAACAATTCTATTATAGATGTCTCGCTTACAGAAGCTATCAACACGTATAATTTTGTCAACCCTGATTCCTTTATGGTGAGTACTGCTAAAGGTACAGGTATTAGTTTTGGAGAATAG
- a CDS encoding thioredoxin family protein, with translation MMKRLNLLTLLLMVWGALMAEERTSINFFQGTFEQLKAQAREEHKPFFISFHTSWSTPCQNMELYTYTNPDLIEYVKNNYLAFEVDAESPDRGNSDLAEEFNIIFFPTIIIFNDEAEVVSKFSGFKNAADLKAQLVEFHRVSDKAHLAENTPTSAPPKTSTTATSSTSPAKIVEKSVPTTKTTKDLINTEVGLFRISLEQEDSNGYGVQIGVFGDYANVLREVSALEVLYKQQVMVNISKLSGNTVFKVVVGPFDSASQAEGFRKLFQEREKRTAMIVNLDAYK, from the coding sequence ATGATGAAGCGATTGAATCTTCTCACCTTGCTATTGATGGTATGGGGTGCCCTTATGGCAGAAGAACGTACGTCCATTAATTTTTTTCAGGGAACTTTTGAACAATTAAAAGCTCAGGCAAGAGAAGAACACAAACCATTTTTTATCAGTTTCCACACTTCATGGAGCACTCCCTGCCAGAATATGGAGCTCTACACCTATACCAATCCAGATCTTATTGAGTATGTCAAAAATAACTATCTGGCATTTGAAGTAGATGCAGAATCTCCGGATCGGGGTAATAGCGACCTTGCGGAAGAATTTAACATCATCTTCTTTCCCACCATTATCATATTTAATGATGAGGCCGAAGTTGTCAGCAAATTTTCTGGATTTAAAAATGCAGCCGACCTGAAAGCTCAACTGGTAGAGTTCCACCGGGTTTCAGACAAAGCTCATCTGGCGGAAAATACCCCTACTTCTGCCCCACCCAAAACTTCCACAACCGCAACTTCTTCAACGAGTCCTGCCAAAATCGTTGAAAAATCAGTTCCAACAACCAAAACCACCAAAGACCTGATTAATACAGAAGTCGGGCTTTTCCGCATCAGCCTGGAACAAGAAGATTCCAATGGTTATGGTGTACAAATTGGTGTTTTTGGGGACTATGCAAATGTGCTTCGGGAAGTATCTGCACTGGAAGTTCTCTACAAACAGCAGGTGATGGTAAACATCAGCAAACTGAGCGGCAATACGGTTTTTAAAGTGGTTGTCGGCCCATTTGACTCAGCAAGTCAGGCAGAAGGATTTCGGAAGTTGTTTCAGGAACGCGAAAAACGAACAGCGATGATTGTAAACCTCGACGCTTATAAGTAG
- a CDS encoding type II toxin-antitoxin system HigB family toxin, whose product MRIIAVSTLRNFWQNHTHSEESLKSWYQEAIHSEWQNSHELKSKYKNASIISSKRVVFNIKGNDYRLVVDIEYRLKIIFIVWIGTHNEYDKINVKTIQYGKAHKK is encoded by the coding sequence ATGAGGATAATAGCAGTTAGTACTCTTCGGAATTTCTGGCAAAATCATACCCATTCAGAAGAATCTTTAAAATCCTGGTATCAAGAAGCCATACATTCTGAATGGCAGAATTCTCATGAACTTAAATCTAAATACAAAAATGCTTCAATAATATCTTCGAAACGAGTAGTTTTTAATATAAAGGGAAACGATTACAGACTAGTTGTAGATATTGAGTACAGGCTAAAGATTATCTTTATCGTTTGGATTGGAACCCATAATGAATATGACAAAATCAATGTTAAGACAATACAATATGGTAAAGCCCATAAAAAATAA
- a CDS encoding helix-turn-helix domain-containing protein, whose amino-acid sequence MTKSMLRQYNMVKPIKNNEQYELYLELAYNLMQLDLEENSKESDELEVLSIMIEQYEKIHYPIDTPGPIEAIKFRMDQLNMKKSELEKVLGYRSRISDIFSGRRKLSLGMIRRIHEKLDVPAEILIKEY is encoded by the coding sequence ATGACAAAATCAATGTTAAGACAATACAATATGGTAAAGCCCATAAAAAATAATGAACAATACGAATTATACCTTGAGCTGGCATATAATCTTATGCAATTGGACTTAGAGGAAAATTCCAAGGAATCAGATGAGTTGGAAGTTCTGAGCATTATGATAGAACAGTATGAGAAAATACACTATCCTATTGACACCCCAGGGCCGATTGAAGCTATAAAGTTCCGGATGGATCAGCTAAACATGAAGAAATCAGAACTTGAAAAAGTGTTAGGGTACCGAAGCCGGATCAGTGACATATTCTCTGGAAGAAGAAAACTTAGCCTTGGAATGATTCGCAGGATCCATGAAAAGTTAGATGTTCCGGCAGAAATTCTTATAAAAGAATACTAA
- a CDS encoding iron-sulfur cluster assembly accessory protein: MDMTEVQSPVITLTESAVTELKSIREKEQIPANKYLRLGVKGGGCAGMSYILDFDEKQDFDDLLDIDGIAVVLDRRHALYLAGMEVDYQYGLNDRGFIFNNPNAKSSCGCGTSFSA, encoded by the coding sequence ATGGATATGACAGAAGTACAATCTCCGGTAATTACGCTGACGGAAAGTGCGGTAACTGAGTTGAAATCTATCCGTGAGAAGGAGCAGATCCCTGCTAATAAATATCTTCGCCTGGGAGTAAAAGGCGGCGGTTGTGCAGGTATGAGCTATATTCTGGACTTTGACGAAAAGCAGGATTTTGACGATCTGCTCGATATTGATGGGATAGCTGTAGTGCTTGACCGCAGACACGCTTTGTACCTTGCCGGTATGGAAGTCGATTATCAGTATGGACTCAATGACCGGGGTTTTATATTCAATAACCCCAACGCCAAATCGAGTTGCGGCTGTGGCACTTCGTTTTCGGCATGA
- a CDS encoding Crp/Fnr family transcriptional regulator gives MHDENLSGLVSKYFPQLANPDLLKEIAEVGVLRSYEAGEVIMDYGSYIRMVPLVIEGYIKVMREGDDGNELFLYYLNAGDACSMSFTCCMMEKQSVIRTTAEDHSVIIGIPVKYAEEWLARYQIWRNFVMLSYDNRMFELVKTIDNIAFRKMDERLLDYLHKKAGATGSNEVQATHQEIANDLNASREAVSRLLKQLETLGQVQLGRNRIILT, from the coding sequence ATGCATGACGAAAACCTATCCGGGCTTGTGAGCAAATATTTCCCCCAGCTTGCCAACCCCGACCTTTTGAAGGAAATTGCCGAAGTAGGGGTACTGAGAAGTTATGAGGCAGGAGAAGTCATCATGGACTACGGAAGTTACATCCGTATGGTGCCTCTGGTAATTGAAGGATATATTAAAGTCATGCGGGAAGGTGATGACGGGAATGAACTTTTCCTATACTACCTCAATGCCGGTGATGCCTGCTCGATGTCCTTTACCTGCTGTATGATGGAAAAACAAAGCGTGATCCGCACTACGGCCGAAGATCATTCCGTCATCATAGGCATTCCCGTCAAATACGCCGAAGAATGGCTCGCCCGCTACCAGATCTGGCGCAATTTCGTCATGCTTTCCTATGACAACCGCATGTTTGAACTGGTAAAAACCATCGACAATATCGCCTTTCGGAAAATGGACGAGCGCCTCCTCGACTATCTGCACAAAAAAGCCGGCGCAACCGGAAGCAATGAAGTTCAGGCTACCCACCAAGAAATCGCCAATGACCTCAACGCCTCCCGCGAAGCTGTTTCCCGCCTGCTCAAACAACTCGAAACTCTGGGGCAGGTTCAGCTGGGCAGAAACCGAATCATTTTAACCTGA
- a CDS encoding cytochrome ubiquinol oxidase subunit I — MDVEILARIQFAFTVAFHYIYPPLSIGLGLIMVIMEGMYLRTGDKMYEQMTRFWARIFALTFGIGVATGIVMEFEFGTNWATYSRYVGDVFGSALAAEGIFAFALESGFLGILIFGWNKVSPRVHFIATLGVWLGSMFSAVWIVVANSWQQTPAGFHVVGEGMNARAEITDFWAMVFNPSSVERLLHVWIGAFLAGAFLVMSVHAWYILKNRYVPLSKRAFSIALVVAVIASLSQLVTGHESASGVARNQPAKLAALEGHFDSLAVADLYLLGWVDKESQTVTGLKIPGGLTFLINFDFETPVPGLNSFPPENRPPAINAVFQFYHLMVMIGMALIGLSLLGVFMLWRGKLFETPWLMRAFVFAVFLPQLANQFGWYTAEMGRQPWVVYGLLRTSEAFSQVVTAGQIVFSLILFTLIYALLLVLFLYLLNKKIVHGPYEEDHTSHSPTLEGMAEAFEQKN; from the coding sequence ATGGATGTAGAAATATTAGCCCGAATACAATTTGCCTTCACGGTTGCCTTTCATTATATCTACCCGCCACTCAGCATTGGGCTGGGGCTAATTATGGTCATCATGGAAGGGATGTACCTGCGCACCGGCGATAAAATGTACGAGCAAATGACCCGGTTTTGGGCGAGGATTTTTGCCCTCACCTTCGGAATCGGGGTCGCGACAGGTATTGTGATGGAGTTTGAATTTGGGACCAACTGGGCGACCTACTCCCGATATGTGGGCGATGTATTTGGCAGTGCGCTGGCAGCCGAAGGGATTTTTGCCTTTGCATTGGAAAGCGGCTTTCTCGGAATATTAATATTTGGCTGGAATAAGGTAAGTCCACGGGTGCATTTTATTGCAACTTTGGGCGTATGGCTGGGTTCAATGTTTTCAGCGGTATGGATCGTAGTGGCAAACAGCTGGCAGCAGACACCGGCAGGGTTTCACGTAGTAGGCGAAGGAATGAATGCCCGGGCAGAAATCACGGATTTTTGGGCCATGGTATTTAATCCCTCCAGCGTGGAGCGGCTGCTCCACGTCTGGATCGGCGCATTCCTCGCCGGGGCATTTCTGGTGATGAGTGTGCACGCCTGGTATATACTCAAAAACCGCTATGTACCCCTTTCGAAACGCGCATTTTCCATTGCACTGGTTGTTGCGGTCATTGCCTCGCTTTCCCAGCTCGTCACCGGGCACGAATCAGCTTCGGGCGTAGCCCGCAACCAGCCCGCCAAACTCGCCGCGCTGGAAGGCCACTTCGACAGCCTCGCTGTCGCAGATCTCTACCTGCTGGGCTGGGTGGATAAGGAGTCGCAGACAGTTACCGGATTGAAAATCCCGGGGGGACTTACGTTCCTTATCAACTTCGATTTTGAAACACCTGTCCCCGGCCTTAACAGTTTCCCTCCGGAAAACCGCCCTCCGGCAATCAATGCCGTATTCCAGTTTTATCATTTGATGGTCATGATTGGCATGGCGCTTATCGGACTATCGCTGCTGGGAGTATTTATGCTCTGGCGGGGTAAATTGTTTGAAACCCCCTGGTTGATGCGGGCATTTGTATTTGCCGTATTTTTGCCTCAACTAGCCAATCAGTTTGGCTGGTACACTGCCGAGATGGGGCGCCAGCCCTGGGTGGTGTACGGTTTGCTGCGCACGTCTGAGGCATTTTCGCAGGTTGTGACCGCAGGGCAAATTGTATTTTCACTGATCCTATTTACCCTGATTTACGCCTTGTTGCTGGTGCTGTTTCTCTATCTGCTCAACAAAAAAATTGTTCATGGTCCTTACGAAGAGGATCATACATCCCATAGTCCGACCCTGGAGGGGATGGCAGAAGCATTCGAACAAAAAAATTAA
- the cydB gene encoding cytochrome d ubiquinol oxidase subunit II: protein METFLGIDYPTLWFLVIGGLFSGYGILDGFDLGAGAWHLFLRKEESRRIALNAVGPVWDGNEVWLVIGGGALFAGFPIVYASVLSAMYIPFILFLVFLIFRAVSIEFRSKEPMLWWRKMWDISYSVSSIMLAVLLGVVLGNVLQGMPIGKNTELEGSWLAFLNPYAFMVGITTLALFMMHGAIYLTMKTEGRLFAKFTILLRNSIIFFVVSFAITTIYTLIYFPHLSDRLKETPLLFIIPLAAFLSIANIPRLATKRKYMAAFLFSCLTLSLMLIVVAIELYPNLILSTIDPAYSLTVYNAAASQKSLSIMLIIAAIGAPLVLSYTAFVFWTFRGKVKLDESSY from the coding sequence ATGGAAACATTTCTCGGTATAGATTATCCTACGTTATGGTTTCTGGTTATCGGAGGCCTGTTTTCGGGTTATGGCATTCTCGACGGATTTGACCTTGGCGCCGGAGCCTGGCATTTATTTCTTCGCAAGGAAGAAAGCCGGCGAATTGCCCTCAATGCAGTCGGCCCGGTATGGGATGGCAATGAGGTTTGGCTGGTGATTGGTGGCGGGGCATTGTTTGCCGGTTTTCCTATCGTGTATGCCTCAGTATTGTCGGCGATGTATATTCCGTTTATCCTTTTTCTGGTTTTCCTGATTTTCAGGGCGGTTTCGATTGAGTTTCGGAGCAAGGAGCCGATGTTGTGGTGGCGAAAAATGTGGGACATCAGTTACAGCGTTTCGAGTATCATGTTGGCGGTATTGCTGGGAGTGGTTTTGGGAAATGTATTGCAGGGAATGCCCATTGGCAAAAACACAGAACTGGAAGGGAGCTGGCTGGCGTTTCTGAATCCGTATGCGTTTATGGTAGGAATCACGACCCTGGCGCTGTTTATGATGCACGGAGCGATTTACCTGACCATGAAGACGGAGGGCAGGCTGTTCGCCAAGTTTACCATTCTGTTGCGGAATTCGATCATATTTTTTGTCGTGAGTTTTGCGATCACGACCATTTACACATTGATTTATTTCCCCCATTTGTCAGACCGGCTGAAGGAAACGCCGTTGTTGTTTATCATACCACTGGCAGCTTTTCTGAGCATCGCGAATATCCCGAGGCTTGCCACGAAGCGGAAGTATATGGCAGCATTTTTATTTTCCTGCCTGACATTGAGCCTGATGCTGATCGTTGTTGCGATAGAATTGTACCCCAATCTTATCCTGTCCACGATCGACCCGGCGTACAGCCTGACGGTTTACAATGCTGCGGCATCACAAAAGTCCCTGTCCATCATGCTGATCATCGCCGCGATTGGCGCGCCATTGGTGCTTTCCTATACAGCGTTTGTGTTTTGGACTTTCCGTGGAAAAGTGAAGCTGGATGAGAGTAGTTATTGA
- a CDS encoding Rpn family recombination-promoting nuclease/putative transposase, whose amino-acid sequence MSALKERYVNPLTDFGFKKLFGTEPNKSLLIDFLNQILPARHQIKDLSYANSEQLGSHDLDRKAIFDLYCLGESGERFIVEIQKAKQNFFKDRSIYYSSFPIQEQAKKGDWDYRLDPVYTVGILDFIFEDHKKEEELLHIVELKNQRCEVFYDKLKFIYIELPKFTKQEDELSSHFDKWLYVFRHLAKLNNRPKALQEKVFGKLFEAAEIARFTPEEKEAYEESLKYYRDLKNVVDTSKEEGKIEGKIEGKIEGKIEGKIEGKIEVAIELKRNNVAIDIIIKSTGLSKEEIENL is encoded by the coding sequence ATGAGTGCGCTAAAAGAGAGGTATGTTAATCCGCTAACTGATTTTGGGTTCAAGAAATTATTTGGCACTGAACCCAATAAGAGTTTATTAATTGACTTTCTCAACCAAATATTGCCGGCACGACATCAGATTAAGGACCTTAGCTATGCAAATTCCGAACAATTGGGATCTCATGATCTGGATCGAAAAGCTATATTTGATTTGTATTGTTTAGGGGAATCGGGAGAGCGATTTATCGTAGAGATTCAGAAAGCGAAGCAGAATTTTTTTAAAGACCGTAGTATTTACTATTCATCCTTTCCGATTCAGGAACAGGCGAAGAAAGGCGATTGGGATTACCGCTTAGATCCGGTTTATACAGTAGGCATTCTTGATTTCATTTTTGAGGATCATAAAAAGGAGGAAGAATTACTGCATATAGTAGAATTAAAGAACCAACGCTGTGAGGTTTTTTATGACAAATTGAAGTTTATCTATATTGAATTACCCAAATTCACCAAGCAGGAGGATGAGTTATCCTCTCATTTTGATAAATGGCTATATGTATTCCGCCACTTAGCGAAGTTAAATAACAGGCCAAAAGCTTTGCAAGAAAAAGTCTTTGGAAAATTATTTGAAGCCGCTGAGATCGCCCGTTTTACGCCTGAAGAAAAAGAGGCGTATGAGGAAAGTTTGAAATATTATCGGGACTTAAAAAATGTAGTGGATACTTCTAAAGAAGAGGGCAAGATTGAGGGCAAGATCGAAGGCAAGATCGAAGGCAAGATTGAGGGCAAGATCGAAGGCAAGATCGAAGTTGCTATAGAATTAAAAAGAAATAATGTAGCTATTGATATTATCATTAAGTCGACAGGGTTATCTAAAGAAGAAATTGAGAATTTGTAG